The DNA segment agtttgttattgttttccaAGGCTAGAAATATattaataaaactgcttttaaataTAAGAATGTCGGctacaaattaaaattgccTTTGAGGTCAAGTGCATTTCGTCGACCCAAGTTTACTTATTAAATCAAATTTGTGAATTTGATTAATTAAGCCGAAAATCAATGCAAATTGATTTACGTTTTCTTTAAGGTTGACAGATTTAATTCTAAACGTTTTTGGTAGAATAAACGTACAAAATACCACTATCAGCAAAATGGTATTTCACAAGAAGATTATCGATTATACTGTACGAAAATTCaggccaaaacaaaacaaaatggttTTCGACTAAAAGTTGATGAAAGATTTTTgcttcaaaatatatttttttgattagaAAGTTCCTTATACATTGCAGtacatttgcatttttttctattACAAAAGACATTTTAGAGATTGATTTTTCCTTCTATAATATAAAAGTTATATGGTTTCTACAGTAAGTATAGTGTGCGAATgtaagtataacaattaagcATAGACTGTGATTTGTTGAGTAATATTATGCTATATGATCTGCGTATGTTTGTGTAAGCTTCGGTTGTACGGCATCATTTTGTCTCTGTGGGAAGAAATGTGGTATATAAGGAAAACTAGTTGTTGTGTTTGTATAAATAAAATCTTGTTTCATTGATTTGCAAACGTCTGTGTATAGTGTGTCGTATCAAATTTATAGTCTTTGTTGACACAACACTGCCAGCCGTGGAAAGCAGGCGAAAGAAAGAGATCAGGAGAAAGAAAATTAACCGAAAATCATCAACGGATAGTCGACGGAAAGTAATtgtatattttatgaaaacctATTTCGTCAGTTGAAAATCAGTTCGGTTATTAGCTTGATGTTATTTGCCAAAAGCCCCTTTTTAACCTGTCAAATTGGTATATATAGGAATATCAGACGTATTTACTTCACTGTAGTTGATTTTcgaaaatttttcttgaaaagaaCAATACAGTCCAGCATGCGATTGGATATCTGCTTACTATATGTCTGTTTATGGtgacaacaaaaatgaaatgagTTTCAACAAAACCAAGCTACCCATCACAAGCTTTCGATCGCGTCATAAAACATCTTGGCAACAAAGTCCTTATAATTAAGCTTTCGTCAACCAATGATATATATCGGAACAGAAAGTTTAACACGTATATTAAACTAGAGTTAGTTGAGGTTGAGGGTCATAGGTATATGTTTGCCGTATAGGGACAGAAATAACCATCACAGCTCATAAATTCAATGTGCCCCTTGGACATGCTTCAGACATGGTgaataaattatgttttaaagtGCACGAAGAAGTGTAAGATAAGTAATGATTATATTTAACCGGCACAGTTGGTTGACATTGGTTCAGCGCAAACAACGAACAAGTAAGAAAAGAGTAACCTAAATGTTCTAAGCTTTAGCGCTTTTACTTCGTAAGCCAACCGTGTGTCCGTGCTGATTTAAATGTGTCATTTTGTTAATGGACGCACGCTTGTGTAACGTAGTTCTGAGAACGCAAAATATCGGCTTTAAATACTGTACATTGATTTTTTTACTTGGCAAAGGACAAGGTTTTTACATTACGCGAATTAAAGCTATTTGCGGAAGGGAATAAAGTTTTGTCCAATCGTCACAAAAGAGTGCactagttttttttttcagttataCCATAATTTTATCCAGCTCGTCGTAAGTGGTGAATTACCATCGACCAACGGGTTTCTTTCTACATGGAGCTATTTTTAGCTAAAACGACTAGATGAAAGCATAACAGAGTAGACAGAGAAATATTCATCACGAGGTTCAAGATGACATTGTGTTTTATGGGGAAAACATCTGCTATAGTTTCAAATATACACGCAAATACAACTGCACACCCTCAAACGTCGTACGCGGTGTTGTCTTACAACCGCACAAAACGTTTAAGGACATGGGAAATACATCGAGGCACCATTTCTTCAAGCAATGATGAAACATGAAGTATTTTGTAGATACAGCTTAGTCGCAATTGAAAGTGGATAAGTACTAGGAGAAAGTTTGCGCAACAATGCCAAAAACACTGTAGCACTCTTGAACCAAATGTAGACTGGTCTTTAGAAAATATACTCGACATTGTAATTATAATAGCAAATTCGACGAAAGGTTGTTTTTGGAAAGGCACGCTGTGGTGTTTGGTAAGGCTAAAGCTGTttcgaaataaaaaataaacgttGAGGTTGGAAGTGTGTAGTGAAATTACGCCTAAAGAGGTAGTAATTAATATGCCCACAAAGCATAATTTGTGATACAGCTAAATGCTACCGTGAATAATGATGCTTGGAAGTACGTTGGGGTAAATCATACAACGGATTATTTACATTAGACGGGATTTTAATTGGCCTTGTTTCAATTATCTTTACAGTTTGATGAGTATGTTGTTGTCATTTCATCGATCGAATTACGATGAAATGCACTTCAAATGATTTATGAATGCGTGGCTATCTGAAGTTGTATATACGTATTTTACATAGTTTAAATGgcaattaaatttatgtttgCGTAGTTAAtttgtctagaaatgttttataagcagttgaaaaatgagcaaaatattttcgttttaGAAATTCTTGTGAAACATATTACTTTAACATAGCAGCAAAAGCTTGGTTAATATAGATTGTGTTCTATGTTTAAAATAGCTTTGttcatttttcagaaaatggcAAGAACGTTATGCTATAGAGGTAGAAATGAAGAAAGAtgtttaaaatagaaaaagaaTAACTGTAAGAAACTGCACGAAGCTGCTTTCCAGCTTATTGGTGATGATGGAAATTCTCGAAAATCTACCTGGTATAACAGTAGAGAGATATACGCTGATGGACCGAAGTTACAGTTTTTCCGCGCATGAAACAAAGCAATCTAAAAATCATGCAAATAAAACTGGCACAGGCAGTCACGTAAAATATTCTAGGCCACGGCGTAACTCTGCAAGGAAAGTTAACGTCCCTACTATCCATGAGGAACCAAGGCACGACAGAAATAGGGTAAGGCCGCCCCAACGGCCACAGTCCAGAGGAAAACTAAGTACAAGCTACTTCACAACAAACACGCCTCTGAATGCTAAAATCGAGTTGGAGGTTTTAGGGAAAAGCGCGCAACATATTCCACAGGCTTCTATGAGATTAACCAGTCCAGcacttgaaataaaatatcagGAAAATGAAGACACTTTTCCCAAAGAACCGACTCTTAAGTCAATCTTGAAGAGACCGGGATCTGGAGTAAGCACGAGATCTTCCCGGTCGTTAGGAGTTATGTCCTTGGATTCCGGCATGGCTAAACTAGCCGCTTCGTTGCtacaaaataaagcaaaaacgGAAATGGATCTCAAACATTTCTACTCGAGTAAAAAATCGACAAAAGGACAGATGGGTAACCTAGAAAGCCGTACAGAATTTTCTCCTGATCTCCAGAATTTGCCTCATTTGAGAACAACTCCTCGCAAATTACTGAGCCAGGCAGCGAAGGCGGATGAGTATTCCTCGTTGCAAACGGTGTCTCCGTCCAAAAGTGTTACGTTTAAGCTTGAACCAGAAATGCAACCCAAAGAAGTTAGAAGGGAATCGGATGTAACAAAAAGCAAGATGATGAAAAAAGGAGAAGCCAGATGGGGAGTGGCTCTATCCTCTCATCAGGAACGAGTGCGAGAACGTAGCATGATTACAGATCGTTGTAATTTTCGAACAAAAAGGTATTCATCTTGTTCTTAAGTCAGAACGGCTTGTGCCGACGACtagttttttatgttttttcatgtttttaactgtttttaaaaatcacGAACTTTATGTTGAGTGTTAAGTTGTGTAACGTTTAAGTGTTATGTTGAATAACGAAGTTTTAGTTTATGTTCAGCTTTTAgtcatttatttttgtcataaGGCTTCACTGTAGATTTATAaaggtaaattttttgtagCAAAAAGATGGCTCACGATAAGCGTACTGTAAACAACAACACAGAAAAGCAGTCTAACTGTCTTACTCGTGACTTGCAAGAGAAAATGCatacaaaaaaattggttgaaGAAGTGAGTTTGTTTGACGTGATTAACGATAGTTGTTGTGAAAATGAAATTCCAATACTTTTTAAATTCATGAAACTTTAGCTATTTTGTGaaataaccaaacaatttcatatttttagcaaaaccATCACCTTGTGGAATATGCTGTCAACGCGTATTCTTCTTCAGCGCTTTTGCGCCCTCGTCCGGATGGTGGTATAACCGGAGTTTCTGGAATACATCTTCTTTCAGACCCGTATCGGCGTTACCTCATGGCTCGGGCAGCAGAACAATCACAGCGATATGCTCTTGAAAGCAAACTGAACAAGAAAGGACCACAGACAGTAAAAATGCATATAAAGGCGAAAGAGCTTGATAGTCAAAGGAATGAATTGAAAAGTTATAGCAGCAAGGCAAACCCGTCCAAAGCAAGCAGTTTGGACAAGCAGTATATGGCGCTCTCAAATCCAAGttacaaaaatgaaacatcagTTTTACCTGTTCTCAATTCGGGAAGATAAATCATCTACTGTATATTTGTTACATATAACTATGGGGCCTTAGATTAATTATGATAGAGTGAGGTGTTACGAGTATCACTTATCTTGATATGCAAACGTATACATTTTATGCCCCAGAGATTAATAACCGAATTAACTAATTGTACGTTTTGCCTTCAATGGCTGAACTGAATCATTGCATCTTTTGTGTGAGGCTTCAATTTGAACTGCATGGTGTCTTATAAAATGTAAAGTGATCGGTAATTGCCAACCTTTACTATCATGTTACGAATGAACTATAGAATAAGGAAGCCTAACAATTAACGTCAAACTTTTCCGAacaattaaagcaatttaatcTTTTCATAAATAGTATAGCTTTTAGATTCTTGAGATTTTTGTGTATGCATATAGCATGAAAAGCAATTAtgcagttttataaaaaaaatgttcttatgttcttttaatttGTAAAGAAGCATTAAGTGCTTATACAAAATATAAGATCTGAAACACAGAACAAAACCACAAAACGGTAAAGCATTTATTAATATCAAAATCTACAGAAAATCTTCTACGAAAAAGATACAATGCCACTGTTGTTCAATGATGACAttattgaattaaaatttgtcGAGGTTTCGAGCAAAGCCGATGTCACAAACCACTTGAGTTTATGGTTTGTTTAGAGAGAAAGGCTAAAGTTTTATATAACGTCAAATACAACGGCAAAGCATCCAAAACAACTTCTATTCCATTTTTACAAATCCAAGAGCGAGCAATAAACTCTGttctaaaaaaaacattaaaaagtaTTGCAAAGTGGCAAttaaaagcactttgaagaggtAATTAACCGAGTGGGAAACATTCGTATATTAACACTAAAAACCGTTGTACAGTTAGTTTGCGATTTTAAAACACCGATCGCCCAGAAATATATACGACATTGTAATCTTTGTGATGGTAAATTTGGCAAAAACTGCATCTTTTGAAAGGCTCAGTTTCGTTTATAACAAGACTCTATATAGCGTTCCGCTTTCTGCTATAAGCCTGCAACTGATCGATACAACTAACTTGAAATCAGTTTTTAACTTCTAAGTGTCAGTTCGGAAAAGAAAGTCTCTTTACGACTCTTGAGGTATGAGTCAGCCTCATCTTGTTAGTTGTAACTTTAATTGCCGTTAGAAACCGAAGAGCGTCTACGCAAcagtttaatttgttttgaaacgaTACAATAAGGTAAAGAATCAACACTAGCGATTAAGAATTTTGACTCGGTTATTCTGTGGTTTGCTGGCAAATAAGTGAGT comes from the Clavelina lepadiformis chromosome 5, kaClaLepa1.1, whole genome shotgun sequence genome and includes:
- the LOC143459677 gene encoding uncharacterized protein LOC143459677, producing the protein MMEILENLPGITVERYTLMDRSYSFSAHETKQSKNHANKTGTGSHVKYSRPRRNSARKVNVPTIHEEPRHDRNRVRPPQRPQSRGKLSTSYFTTNTPLNAKIELEVLGKSAQHIPQASMRLTSPALEIKYQENEDTFPKEPTLKSILKRPGSGVSTRSSRSLGVMSLDSGMAKLAASLLQNKAKTEMDLKHFYSSKKSTKGQMGNLESRTEFSPDLQNLPHLRTTPRKLLSQAAKADEYSSLQTVSPSKSVTFKLEPEMQPKEVRRESDVTKSKMMKKGEARWGVALSSHQERVRERSMITDRCNFRTKSKKMAHDKRTVNNNTEKQSNCLTRDLQEKMHTKKLVEEQNHHLVEYAVNAYSSSALLRPRPDGGITGVSGIHLLSDPYRRYLMARAAEQSQRYALESKLNKKGPQTVKMHIKAKELDSQRNELKSYSSKANPSKASSLDKQYMALSNPSYKNETSVLPVLNSGR